In a single window of the Notamacropus eugenii isolate mMacEug1 chromosome 4, mMacEug1.pri_v2, whole genome shotgun sequence genome:
- the GUCD1 gene encoding protein GUCD1 isoform X2 — translation MVLRYLKLLEDDAAFEQALQELQLTRSIWTIDLAYLMRHFGARHRFCTRTLGVDKGYRNQSFYRRHFDAEESRVNQLFARASSCKVLVEKCTVTVRDIQEHLAQGHVAIVLVNAVLLLCDLCSSPVKYCCFLPIGQKCFCRGPDYQGHFIVLCGYNRASESIFYNNPAYADRMCSTSVTNFEEARTSYGTDEDILFVYTDS, via the exons ATGGTGCTCAG GTACCTGAAGCTCCTGGAGGACGACGCTGCCTTCGAGCAGGCGCTGCAGGAGCTGCAGCTCACCCGGAGCATCTGGACCATCGACCTGGCCTACCTGATGCGCCACTTCGGGGCGCGCCACCGGTTCTGCACGCGGACGCTGGGCGTGGACAAGGGCTACCGGAACCAG TCCTTCTACAGGAGACACTTCGACGCCGAGGAGAGCCGGGTCAACCAGCTGTTCGCCCGGGCCTCGTCCTGCAAGGTGTTGGTGGAGAAGTG CACTGTGACCGTCCGGGACATCCAGGAGCACCTGGCCCAGGGGCACGTGGCCATAGTGCTGGTCAATGCGGTCCTGCTCTTGTGTGACCTATGCTCCAGCCCTGTCAAGTACTGCTGCTTCCTGCCCATCGGCCAGAAGTGCTTCTGCAGAGGTCCTGACTACCAGGGCCACTTCATTGTGCTGTGTGGCTACAACAGGGCCTCTGAGAGCATCTTCTACAACAACCCAGCCTATGCAGACC GCATGTGCAGTACCAGTGTGACCAACTTTGAGGAAGCCAGGACTAGTTACGGCACCGACGAGGACATCCTTTTTGTCTACACTGACAGCTGA
- the GUCD1 gene encoding protein GUCD1 isoform X1 — protein MREEAEGAGAEPGDFVQLKVPIVQQLYHWDCGLACSRMVLRYLKLLEDDAAFEQALQELQLTRSIWTIDLAYLMRHFGARHRFCTRTLGVDKGYRNQSFYRRHFDAEESRVNQLFARASSCKVLVEKCTVTVRDIQEHLAQGHVAIVLVNAVLLLCDLCSSPVKYCCFLPIGQKCFCRGPDYQGHFIVLCGYNRASESIFYNNPAYADRMCSTSVTNFEEARTSYGTDEDILFVYTDS, from the exons ATGAGGGAAGAGGCCGAGGGAGCCGGGGCCGAGCCCG GCGACTTCGTGCAACTGAAGGTGCCCATCGTGCAGCAGCTGTACCACTGGGACTGCGGGCTGGCCTGCTCCAGGATGGTGCTCAG GTACCTGAAGCTCCTGGAGGACGACGCTGCCTTCGAGCAGGCGCTGCAGGAGCTGCAGCTCACCCGGAGCATCTGGACCATCGACCTGGCCTACCTGATGCGCCACTTCGGGGCGCGCCACCGGTTCTGCACGCGGACGCTGGGCGTGGACAAGGGCTACCGGAACCAG TCCTTCTACAGGAGACACTTCGACGCCGAGGAGAGCCGGGTCAACCAGCTGTTCGCCCGGGCCTCGTCCTGCAAGGTGTTGGTGGAGAAGTG CACTGTGACCGTCCGGGACATCCAGGAGCACCTGGCCCAGGGGCACGTGGCCATAGTGCTGGTCAATGCGGTCCTGCTCTTGTGTGACCTATGCTCCAGCCCTGTCAAGTACTGCTGCTTCCTGCCCATCGGCCAGAAGTGCTTCTGCAGAGGTCCTGACTACCAGGGCCACTTCATTGTGCTGTGTGGCTACAACAGGGCCTCTGAGAGCATCTTCTACAACAACCCAGCCTATGCAGACC GCATGTGCAGTACCAGTGTGACCAACTTTGAGGAAGCCAGGACTAGTTACGGCACCGACGAGGACATCCTTTTTGTCTACACTGACAGCTGA